Genomic segment of Populus nigra chromosome 14, ddPopNigr1.1, whole genome shotgun sequence:
TATTGTTGAGttcattaatttttaccaagtcatCACTCTTATAACACTGTCTTGTAGGTTAATTCATGTGCCTGGATGTATCATTGCTGGGCTGGTGGGGCTAATAGTGGATGTTCCTCTCTTTGCTGCAATTGCTATAATTAAGAGTCCATACATGCTGTTCAAGGGCTGGTATCGACTGCTACATGATCTAATTGGCCGAGAGGGCCCGTTTCTCGAAACAGCTTGCATTCCTATTGCTGGCTTGACAATCCTTTTGTGGCCACTAGTTGTTGTTGGGAGCATCTTGGTGACCATTTTCTCAAGCATTTTCATTGGATTGTATGCATCAGTTATATTATATCAGGTTGGTTCATAGTTCAATGTATTTGTAGTTTGTCATCCATCAATAACGAGCTTACCGTTATCATTCTGATGGATGCAGGAAAGATCTTTCTGGCGAGCTGTGGCTTATGTGATTGCAATGGTTGCGGAATTCGACGAGTATACAAATGACAGACTTTATCTCAGAGAGGGAACTTTCCTTCCAAAGTAAtcctttttccttatcattctCAAATTTGTGGATTTCCAGCTTAAACCAATACTTCTACAACTTTGTTATTTTGTGATGTCAtattttaactttcaaaatcACGTTTCCTGCATCCAGGCCCAAATATCAAAAGAAAGGGACCTCTCACTCATCTGAGCTTTCTGTCGGAGGAAGCCTTGCCAAATTTAGTTCTGTTCATGTAGAGGCTCCTGCGATGCTTGTGCCAAGCTTTGCACATTCAAAATCAGTTAGGGAGACAGTACAAGAAGTGAAAATGGTTCAGGTATTATTTTTCTGATGCAGCTGTACGCTGCCCTTTGcttgaaattgttatgtgaGCAATTAAATGAGAGTTTAATCAGCAGAAATATCCTGTCCTTCATTTTTGAAGTCGTCATTTTCCTTGTGCTTATGCGATGGTGAATTTACAATTAGATGTAGTTGCTGCCGTATGTGGAGCAGTCGTTTATATCATAGGCACTTTGATTTTAACTCCAAGGCAGTCTGGACTTGAGGCTGATCGGCAGCTAGATTATGGTTTTCCCCATATGCAAATTAACAAGTGGAGTGGTGCACCAAAGGATTTAAATAGGAACAGATTTATGAATTTCCTAGATGTTTGGAAATATAGGAAGATAGGCTACTTGGTTTAAAGAGTAGTGAAGATTCAGTACATGCAATTTGGTGGCCTGCTATATCTTGACGACCTCTTTTACTGATTGGTTTATGGTTATGTTGGTTGATGTAAATGGATGGATTAGCATTGTTTTGTTTGTAGCATGTGAGATTGAAGAATTTGACTAGAAAGCAggaatttttttaggaaaaacatAATTGAATTGCCGTAAgtttcaatcaaataaaagaatataggAATTCAATGTTGGGGTTCTTAAACCAACAGGAGCGACTGATCATTTCACTAAAACTATAGGgtataaatagtattttattccCTAAAATAATACCAATGAGGCGAAGTTAGTAAGGTGTTTTTCTAAGGTTTTTTCTGCTGCCAAGTAATCAAACTCACCACATGTTCTCTTTAGATAATTAGATGCACGTACAAGTTTATGATGTTTGGCTCTAAATGCTTACAGGTATGGGGAGTAATGATGAGATCATGCGAAATGAGGGGCAGGGATCTTTTGGATTCTGGTGCCATAACACTGGCTGACCTCAGTAACTATTTGAAGGCCAGGGGTGGCAATGAAGCATCCGTTATAAGTGTTGGCTTGCCTTGTTATTCATTTTTGCAATCCCTCCTGAATTCCATTAAAGCTGGTTCAGATGGTTTTCTGCTTTCCGATGGTACTGAAATAACACATCATAATAGACCAAATGACAAATTGTTCGACTGGTTCTTCCAGCCGCTGATGGTCCTAAAAGAGCAAATAAGGGTCATTAAACTGGAAGAAGGTGAAGAAAGGTTCTTGCAGAGAGTAGTTCTTTATGGAAATGATACACAACGCATGGAGACTTGGGATAATGGCAGTTTGGTGCCTCAAGAGGCTCTGCGAGCTGCTCAAATACAGGGCATCACCAGAAGGTATATCAGTTTCTGCATTCCTCTTTCCAAGTTATTAAAGAAGGAATACATTGCTTTCAATAACCGAGAAAACCTAAAAATCGGGGTGAGAGGTCGGAGCATTCACATGATAGATAAAACGTCAAATTCTCCTATTCATTCTCAGCAATTGAAGGGACATCgcattatttttacatttctttctttatcaagctctatttattttttgatgataaCAATAGACTCTTTTGAAATGCATATCAGAAGAATCCCAATTTTACATTGCTTATTTACCAAGGCCCTTTAACTGCATCATACACACATTTggattagtgattttgactagaCAACAATATAAGAGATTGGTTAGTTCTTTCAACATGTTAAGTTGTGTTTTGTTACTATCTCGAGATCATGAACGGAGATAGTTGGCACAAAGGAGATATGATAATCGCTAAACATATATTTGTTTCTTCTATCCCGGGACATTAACTATACACAATCTTTAACTTGATATGACTagttttcttcctttctcttctGATATTTTGTGTAAAAAACTTGTCACCTTCAGTATTCCATTTGTCTTCTGATAACGAATACATTGGCAGGATGATAGGAATGATTAGAGGTATATCGAAATTTCCCACTTACAGACGGAGATTTCGCCAGGTTGTGAAGGCTTTGATAGCATATTATGCGGAGAAGGAGGGTGTTATGAGATCCAGTTCCATGCGATCAGTAGCAAGCATTGAAAATGTATAGGCCGAAGCTCAACTGTCCCTTTTTGGGTTGTATAAAAGCCCATTTTTTTGTGAATTGCAATGGGTTATTTAAGAAGTACTCTTTACATCGCTGTATAATATTCTCAAAACATCACTCTTGGTGGATTTTGAAAGCCTCCATTAAATTGAAGCCGAGGGCTCTCTTTGCCATCCGCTCCACACATTGTCTTATATGTCAAGTTTTAAGAACCAACTCAGTTCATGCAAGGAATATCCCTGAGAATCAGTCACTGATATTCTGATACCCTCAGCTATTCTTTTCACCCATCATGTTATAAATCTTGCTTCCCAAATGCCCAAGTACACAACGGGTAATGCTTGATATtgcgaaaaaaataatattgagaaaaaccTTCAAAAATAGGTTTCGAATTAAGGTCATGATCTAATGTCATAATCTTCATTagattattccttttttttttacttgaacgCTCATCAAGTTATTCTTAATGGTCAGCATTTATGGAACatggaaaatttttttttgattgataTTGCATCTTGAGCAAGATGAATTACGAAGCTCCTTGGATTTTACTTGGAAACGTGTTGCTAACAAAACTCGATAGATTACTTGATACTCCTAACATTACGACCTTCTTGAGagtaaaaaattctcaaatcaattaaagaaaataatggcCCAATAGTTCTTCagcatgttaattaaaaaaaccactgCTTGTGCAAAATCTTGGGATTGGGGCTACAGGGCTAAAGTTGAATGACAGTATGgttatagttttttgtttttttagaaaacatattaaaataattttttaaaaaaatatattttttacattaacacatcaaaacaattaaaaaaaactacaaaatattaatttgaaactttcttttaaagttttaataaaaaaccgaTTCAAAAACAACCACAAACACATAAAAAGTATCCAAGTTAAACGTTAATATGGAAATCCCATCAAATGGCCTTagctaccttttctttttcttctttttattggtttttcccCCCATAGAAACCCAGTTAGAATTCTAACGGGTAAAGTGTGAACCCCAAAGCAGCAAATGGGGTGTTTGTTGGAGGCACCAGATCCAAGAGAGATGGCCAGCTGCCAGCATCTGCATTCCCttagtattattatattatgtGCCCATGTCCACAAAAGATAGTatttttttcctcctctttGAACGTAAGAGTTACAGTTCAGTGGAGTCCTCCATATTACCAGCAGCATATAAACACTCGTGTAATTGTGGTGCTATGGCGACTGCCCTCAATGCTGTGTATGGTAAGATAAAGAATCTTACCATATATATAATCAAGTAACTAGCTAGGCAGAGAAGGGAATTCATGTccttttaaaaagattaaaatcaatataatttggacctctgatttttatatttattttcctttggaTAATGATAGTTTGTACCAGTTTTTGTGTAATAAGATTACATGCCTCCCTCCCCTGCTATGTCTAGGTTATTGTGTTGTCCTTTGACCTGCAAATGGCATCAAAGAATGACGAGGTTGAGACATTCCtctgtatttgtatttttttttatgcatgggAGAGGACAGGAGACAAATACGGTAGAGACTAGAATATTGGTGGGCGAACAAAAATATAAcgtaaaaaaaagaatgagatagtttatcacaattatatatattaacaaaaattataaactatagTAAAACTTTTTGATCGAGTATGAATCTAAGATAGGATGTGGAAATATTCACTTGCTgctatatttaatttaagtgaaaccaaattgaattttatagtattatttttgtttttgatcaaatcaagtaaaaattaatccattttaaatatgataaaattgtttttcacgATGATagttgttataataataataataataataataataataataataattactagcGTAATTAAATGATGATATAAGTAATATACGGTGATTTAGTACTTACACAGTATTTTCAGCTTTTTTGCGTGTatgtttaagatattttttctaaattagcaTGATTAATAATtagattgaaaatattttttcaatgttttttttccttgaaaagaaTATGCAAAATgttttctcacaaaacaaacacaaaaaatccttaaaaaccACTTTCCTCTTATGTCGGACAATATGAGTTAAAGAACAGTTCAATGACAAGTATTAAGAAAAtacctaaaattaattttccgtTAGATCTCAATTCCGTACTTTATAAGCCGCCTAATTTACAATTCTAATTTAGTCGGCTCATGACCCTTGACGAGCTAAGAGCTTAACTGAGCTCAAGCTCGACTCGTTTACACTTCCTTGACGAGCTAAAAGATGGTTcgaagattgaaataaataaaataaaataaaatagaggcgCCGGATTTATGCCACATTGCTATTCAATAACGGTTctcatataataatattatttaaggataacGATCATGCTATGTTGGATGACATTtgcattattctttttttttttttttttacaaaactcCTATATTTTCCCCTATTTTCCTTAACACACCCACACGCCCAAGAAAGAAAATCTTGGAAGAAAAAACGCAAACACATGTGgacaagaaaatgaaagaacttTGGAATATTGAAaagtaaaacaaagaatatagaaatttatttgggtgtgtatatatatatatatatatatatatatatatatatatatatatatatatatatatataaaagaagcaaTCAAGGATAAGAAAAGCTTTCCATTCTCAACCACGTGTTCGTAACATTGGACGGCAGGCATGGTGCGTGCACTTGCCACCTTCTATCCCAAAACCCACCCACCAAATTACCACACATCGACCCACCcatcttttactttcatccttGTTAAAACAGATATATTTCCGAAATATCCGAAGAAACAAGATCAGAATTGAATTAAATGAATGACGACAAACAAGAGAATTCCCCCCTTCTCTTTCTATTTCTTAATTTGATGCTGAGAAGAAAATCCAAAAGAGGAGAGAGCATCGGACTTACCAGTAAAACAGACACGAAAATTATGGACAGTTGCCCCAAAATGTAAGAATCGAAAACAACAATTCCATCATTAACTTCCCCGAGtggatcttttttctttttaatttttttttttagtctttttgcTGCAGAGCAAGGaatgaaggaagaaaaacaGGAAAGAAGCTTCTCCTTGTTATCACTACCACAGTACAGCACGCGAAGAAACAGATGATCAAACTCAGCTTCTGATCGAATTCTAACTAAATCATAAATATAACagagagaacaaaaaagaagaagctgtaCACAAAACAACAaggatagaaaaataaaaatcatggagttctaaaaaaaaataaacatggctTAATTAAGCATACGCCattgttaatttctttcttcttcatggGTTTAATCTAACCCACTCATAGCGTCCTTCCAACGCCTCATCTTTGTCAAAATCAAAGTTATACCTGCCAtggaaaaccaaaaacaataatcCCATTTAGTTTTTCTTGTCACCGTAATTTACCGAGTTTTCTTGGAGCAAATAAATCTCAGTGTGCAGACGCCGTGCATGCACAATATGCATGAGTTGAATCTTAGAATTCAGTTGATATCCGTAATCCTTACTTGTCTTTGAAGCGTTGGGGAACAGTTTTCTCAATTTTGCAGAAGAATTTCTCAACCTCTTCATCTGTTATCCTTATCACCGCTGCGGCCGTTGATCTTCGATGGGAATTAGGCTTCTTCAATGGCGCTGGGGTTGCGGTTGAATCCATGTTTTCTGATGTTGATTCTTCCCGGAGAGCGCTTGAAGTCGGTGTTTTCTCTctgtacatatatataaaaaagaagaaagattaaATCAAGAGACTTCACGTATATAAATACGACACCAACTCAACTTAGAGAAAAGGAGTTTCAAACGGaaccaatttaaatttttttgaatttcgaGAATTAAAtgacattaaaaacaaaaataaatatcccAAACAAACCTTTCCCTACGACTACTACTATAATACATTGACGTTTCTACTTCAACTCTCTCTTCCtgcaaaagaaataaataaaaataaaaataattaaattaaattcgaAGCAATTAAAGCTGGACACACTGATAATTAATTCAAGAATTCAAGAACTGAGAATTGATGCAATTCTGACCTCCAGATCTGTGAACTTAATTATCTCATCACATGATCCATTGCTAGAACAACAAGAAGTAGACGACATTAATGAATGATTAtcttcaaaatcatcatctaagCTAGGGCTTGAACATCTCTCTTCAGTCACCATCCGGTGACCGGAATTAACATCCAGTGGATATGAAGCTGAATTGTCAGACCTCATTATTACGCGTTCTTGACGACTGCTAGTAACATTACTTCTAACTTTAATAGAGATCTTGATATGTCTTGATCTTTTCTTTGTAGCTCGAGTTCTGGCTTTCACCCCAACTTgagcggcggcggcggcggcggcgacTTTCACCATTGCAACGTCTTCAATATCTCTAGAGTGTCTTACCAATTGTAATTGAATTTTGTATGCTGATTCTTGACGGAGAGGATTGAGAAAGTGATATTTAAGGGATGGAGAGTGGTGGTGGTACAGAGCCAGTTAACACTGACGGGGGGGATTTGTAACGGGGAAATTGACGGCGCCGTTATGGGGATGGATAGGCCGTTGGGAGAATGAACCGAATTATAGGCGAATTAAGGAGAGGCACGTGGGGGAGTGCAGGTTAGGGAAGGAGAGTAATGATTGAGGTTAAAAAAGAAGTGGAGTTCGTACGGttgaaatagaaagaaatggCCTAAATGAATAGCAGGGGAAGCGTGCGGTTGGTGTGGCAACTTTAGCGTGTGTGGCACTTTTATAGTTTTTGCAAATGAGGTtagaaaaaatgatgtttttttttttaaaaaaatattttagttatgatttaatttttttaaaaagatacatgtttgattaaaaatattatgtgatgaattttgcatgtaaaatagataaataaatcattttatcttttataaaatcaaaatttaaaacacatttatatataaaatctagtaaaaaaaaaaacataaactattACAACGAAGATGCCTATCTAGTGAGGAGCTGGTCTTAAGCATTCTTTTTGCTTGTTTATGTTGTTAGTTTTGCTGCAGATCAACTCACCTGTATTTTGTTGCGGATAAGATTAgaagctatttaaaaaaaaacaaaaagaatcaagataaatattaaaaaaataaaaaatttgaaataaggataaaagggatttttttttaattaaaaccacttatattttttagcattttctttcaagaatatttattatttttttaaaaaagctcaccaaaatcataaaagcaagtttttattaaaaattaatattttaatgattttgacaATAGTATGTTAGAGATATAAGAATAATGCACTGATAGAGTGTTGTCATgagtactttttaaattttatttttatctaattatatgataataaaaaaaaacatgtacaaaaaaagcaatgaataaaattaaaaaaatataaaaagttgtaAGAAAAAGCTCTCgcaagtataaaaaataacgttataaaaaaccaaagaaaacacatttattagttgaaaataaaaagtgttTTCATGAGAAAAcgcatgttttttcatttttctaataatctgaaaactggaaaataacacaataattgtttttcaagttcTCCAAAGTTAACCCGATTAGTGTGTCTTCCCCTTGccctaataaaaacaaagtagaCGAGgacttgtttccttttcttcctctcttttccttcattttttctattttcccaTCATTCGAATCATAGTGTTAAATCATTGCAGACAAAATAGCTCGTTTGAACATGTTCCACGTTTAAATTACTAGCTTTTTATAAGCAACATCATGCCGTTaccatgaaacttaatttttggTTTGACGATTTAGAAATCAAGTGAATATTTaatatggattttttatttaattttaatttatttaattttatccttcagtTTTCGtgttctctttatatatatatatattgattttttttaattcaaccagcaatatttaattttcgtctagtttgaatattaaaaagaagTGTTACCTTATTATCTTACTTCgtaaaagtaataaataaataaataaatataaactagaCGTAGGAAAACATGCTGAAATTATACAtgcaatgttatttttatagcagtaattaattttaacttaaaGGGCTGGTGTAAtggttaaatttctttaaaaaaaaaaaactttgt
This window contains:
- the LOC133672955 gene encoding uncharacterized membrane protein At3g27390 produces the protein MGKSNNLHGWLRFLYVIFAFCSAFFLGALKGLLVGPIAASVLILGNGAVILGMFPPHISWTFYTLVKTDRFDIPLKVALLVALPALFGIWLGLSIAGTVLVGLGYGFFAPWIASFEAFRHDDDDEFKTLYHCVVDGTWGIIKGSCTVVTDFADICCHSYPLYLKELRESSASNEIRTLRLIHVPGCIIAGLVGLIVDVPLFAAIAIIKSPYMLFKGWYRLLHDLIGREGPFLETACIPIAGLTILLWPLVVVGSILVTIFSSIFIGLYASVILYQERSFWRAVAYVIAMVAEFDEYTNDRLYLREGTFLPKPKYQKKGTSHSSELSVGGSLAKFSSVHVEAPAMLVPSFAHSKSVRETVQEVKMVQVWGVMMRSCEMRGRDLLDSGAITLADLSNYLKARGGNEASVISVGLPCYSFLQSLLNSIKAGSDGFLLSDGTEITHHNRPNDKLFDWFFQPLMVLKEQIRVIKLEEGEERFLQRVVLYGNDTQRMETWDNGSLVPQEALRAAQIQGITRRMIGMIRGISKFPTYRRRFRQVVKALIAYYAEKEGVMRSSSMRSVASIENV
- the LOC133672666 gene encoding cyclin-dependent kinase inhibitor 1-like, which produces MVKVAAAAAAAQVGVKARTRATKKRSRHIKISIKVRSNVTSSRQERVIMRSDNSASYPLDVNSGHRMVTEERCSSPSLDDDFEDNHSLMSSTSCCSSNGSCDEIIKFTDLEEERVEVETSMYYSSSRREREKTPTSSALREESTSENMDSTATPAPLKKPNSHRRSTAAAVIRITDEEVEKFFCKIEKTVPQRFKDKYNFDFDKDEALEGRYEWVRLNP